One Ostrea edulis chromosome 6, xbOstEdul1.1, whole genome shotgun sequence genomic window, AAGTTGGGAATGATGATACAGAGAAGGCGGACATGACTGACGTATTGAAAGCCGAAAAAGACGAAAAGAAGAAAGAATCGGGAGAAAATGAAACAGAGATGGAAATAGACCCAAACTGTGAAATGGAAACCAGCGATCCACAGGATTCTCAAAGAACACAGAATGATGCATAAAGATGAATAAAATAAACTATTCTTATCAAATACgtaatttttatataaatcGTTCAGAATTCATGAATATCGTcattaaaatattgtcattGTTTTTCTTTAGCCCTCTACACGTACATTGTATAACACATATGTGTCTGAATGATGTGCACTTGAAAGATTGTTAATCACTTTTGAATCAATAGATGGATGCACATCAAGTCACCCAGTTTAGTCTCTGTTGATTTTACAGTGTAGAACagtgtatatatcaaaattataaaatcCCTAATATTAGCTTATTCGAGTCAAACAAAACATTATTCGGGTCATTCATGTGTTTTGTTTTAGCTTCATCTTTAAAAACACTTGCAAATTATTAAGTTCGATATGAATGTACCTTGATACAGAgataaaatctaaataaataatgaaaaccAAAATCAAAGAAGTACAATTTGAGTTAATAGTATTGGTGATATTGAATGAATGTTCATCGTCCGTTTCGGCAGATCAGATTCGTATTCTCTAGCTATTGGCCTCCGAGTTCAAACGAGTCAACCATATTGTGGTTGTTCAGCACTGAATGACTCAAGTTCAAAAGGTGCAAAACGATTGGACAATATTACTACTTTTGCTGCGGATCTTCACTGGAAATTTAAAGTTTCAATATGGTTGACTCGTTTGAACTGGTGATAGCTGGTGAAAACGAATCTGATCTGCCGAAACGGACGATCAacattcattcaaatattgtgaGGGTGACCACAAGTAGCTATATTTTAAACGGTAATTCCAAGTTGGACTGCAACGGATGACGGATGCATAGAATCCAACGTAATGAAGGAAAATGATGTAGGGTTAACGACGGCGACCTAATTCTTGGAAGTTGgacttattttttcaaagttaaTGTGAAGTCAGGTAAACGATTTTTGTATtataaaacagaacaatattctGGCTTTCAGCTGGAAAAACTTTTTATGCATTATCACGATTAATACCGAAGTTTTGAGAGTTTGAAACGAGCAACCAAGAATTTGTGGCTGCTTTGTTAGCTCTTTCTcactattatactatatataccagtttgctcagattgtgtcaaaaccctgtgggTTCGAGTGgataaatgaattgaataatTCAAGGATTACTAAagtttatattaattgaattggaAAATATATGTCCATTCAGTAgctgttgttgattttttctGCAATAATATTTATACTACATACTACTGATTATCTAGATTCGGCATGTCACGTGACCTTAATGCAGTGTGTTTTTGAAACGCTATCGACGAGTACTTGCTTTCTtgcgtgggggggggggggggggggggggggttctaggCCTCATTAGCCGCTTGTCCCATTTGTAGCATCTTAATAAACATATTATGACGGGTCCGTTTACACATTACGTTGAGCTTGTGATGCTAACCCTCAACTGCATTGGTTGTTCTTGTCACGTAGCAATCAACGTGATTTCAATGGTCACAAATGCTCTCCAGATCTGTGACATAATTCTTGATTAAAGCGAAGAACAGCTGCATCTTTGTAGCTATCGTAGTCCTCTAGAGCTTGGAACTCAACCTCTTCAACCCTGTGACTTGGAACAAGATCGAGGAAGGACGGTAGCTCTACTAACAAGTCGGTTGAAGTCCTCATTCTCTATGATTGTACTGCAACCAGACCACAGATGTGAACTTTTCTCCAGAAACACTGAGTGTAATGGAAAACACGTCATCGAATGATTGTGTATGGCAAGTTTTCCTTCACtgcaatttcaaattctatAATGTACATTTCTGGTAATAGCACAGAATGTCTCTCGTGGATCGCATTCTTCAACAGAAGTTTATCTCAGTCTTGTTGGGACacatttgaattaattttcatatcATAAAATTTTCCAATCGCACATGTCTAATTTCGTGAAACACACTAACATTCAAACGCAATAAtagataagaaaaatatttcggCCACATGGCGTTATCAATCATGCTTAAATTGTTGTTTtgttaaattaaatatatatatatatatatatatatatatataattattcgTTTTTAAAGATACTTAATGTATACTTATGTGTTCTTCATTTGCTGATCTCTATccatttgtattttttgttatttatgCATTTTGAATAAAGGTAAAAAGTTAGTCTTACTCTTAGTAATATATGGAATATACAAAATGGTGGCCGAGTGGGAATTAAGCATTTCAAAAGGTTGGCCAAGTGataataaatcaaactttgTTTTCAAGAACTACACGGATATagtttattttattcaaaatgtgGGTATTTCCCCTGTTGAGTATGTTCAATTTTCTTCATTCCTTGATTCCGGAGTCAGAGCAGATCCACAATAGGAATTACAAAAACTATACACTCTTAGTGTCCAAAACGGACGACTTCTATCCAtacgtacataatgtagcatTGGTATGTATAGATTGGATGATTCGTGATGGGAGGTGGTTTAGGGATGCAATGACTGCATCGTGACGATTGCCAAACTGATGAAACCATACTCTAGTAGGCAATTGTGCCCTGCCTATAGGCAAACAATGACGAACTATTTGTTTCTTCAAGAACCCAGGGTAAGAATTAGCTCCAACAACGTCAAACTGCAATACTTGTTTGGTTTGGTGGCAATAGAACATGATCCACGGGGACGGGGTTAATGGTTAAGGTCAGCCGGTCTTAACGACCTAAAGGAACAAAGGCATGAGATTAAGCGCTTAAGTACACATATTTGTTTGATTAAAGGTAATGTTGTGATAAGTTTACGCAATTTTCTACAACGAAAACCAGTTATCGCTTTACGTATGAAGAGACTTGTCACAATTTTAAAAGGCTTCAGGACCGATTTAGAAGTCTTGACAAATATTTGACCACGACTGAAGATGAATTTTTCAAATTGTTATTGGCTGCTAATGCGTTTAGAAATGTTTCTCATAGTAAACTAAATTTGTCCCAgggaaaaagaaaaagtttAGTTATGTCTGTAGTAAAACTGTCACTTGAAGGCGTATATCATTACCAACACTGAATCATATCGAGCAACGTTGACCGTGAACGAAATATTTTTCGTGTATAAATGACattttattctatattttcatcaattcaaaaacaataatagttaatgataattgtttgttgtttttacatAATGTGAAATGTAATGATATTAAATACAacaatatacatgatatatcgATTGAAGGGCATCATGTGTTTTGTTGGACCTAAAAACCAAATTGTTGCCTGATGCTGTAAGCAACAGTTAGGTCCGATTATCCAAAAATCATATGTTGTCCGAGACCAAGTCGATATTTTTTGTGCCCTTGTTTTACAATCCAAGAATTTGATTTTTCGTCGAATAACATCTCAATGGTAGATCCATATTTATCTCTGACGTATTTACTTcaaaatttgcgttatttttTGTTAAGCAATTTGATTAATCCGCGAAGCTACTTGTATTAGTTATCATTTTTGTCGAGGGTTGGTTTTGGCCGAGACGGAAATTAACGAGCTGGGTTTCGGATGAACAGACTTGTCACGGATCATAGCGAGTTTTACCGAGTAACAGTGAATATGAAAGCTCCATGTATGACATCAAAAAGTGCAATAATTCTATAGGCCATGGAGAtagacacatacatgtataaatctgtggaccgagtatacatgtaaattgcaGTCAACACATTTTTAGATACCAAAGTTGCAATTCTCAAGAAAACCACAGGTGCTATGAAATATACCAACGTATGTAGTATTTTaatggatgtacatgtacatttctctCTGCTAATCTGACAGGTGAGAGTCacctctgaaaaaaaaatcctacgAGAAATATCTAAACAATGAAATGCtatctttgttgtttcattgggtgatgaCGGTAGCAAGCATTGCAGTACAAGTGCATGCAAAAAAatttctgcaatttttttttctgcaatgatccatgggcactggaagttaatgtaaatatatagtatgtgcatgtataaaaaaggaagggtaggccactctttttgaggcaaattcgggtttgggttattgtggaCGTTTCTCAAACGGCTTgacgcgatgaatcgttcacatattccttactttcaatatatgtagggtttcgtttcgttccaatgccgttcattcgaagaaaaagatgtttttacacctccaagtgtctaagaatttcgctagactgtcttacttccggtttaatcgcaCTGAATTGATAGGTaagttctgattggtcaataataaaattaaagtCTGAATTGACACATGTTATCTAAtccataaatacatatgtagagAAAATAATTCTCAGGATTATTACTTCATGATGGTATTAGAGACTAGTGGTTAAGTACatgagccatgtttgtttttatacttcaaatattcttatcattatttcagAACCAATAAGAATGGCATTATAaacttataaatgtttattacattgaccaatcagaacttGCATTTCGATTCGGtgcgattaaaccggaagtaagacaGTCCAGCGAAATTCTTAGacacttggaggtgtaaaaacatctttttcttcgaatgaacggcattggaacgaaacgaaaccctacagatattgaaagtaaggcatatgtgaacgattcatcgcatcaggccgtttgagaaatgtccacaataacccaaacccgaatttgcctcaaaaagagtgtcctacccttccttttttatacatgcacatactatatatttacattaacttccagtgcccgtgcaATGAtcgctaccttcatcacccgatgaaactacagagaaagacattttattgtttatatttacattcttatgtattatttaaagatataaacTAGAATGAAtctctaaaatatcatatggttgacccatttgttacattaaacggaacagccaatgtaccctttgaccttggtgacgctccatatttggtaatgtggtactagaaaaccggatcgaactagtttgcaacaaacatgtattcattgtatgatgaaagcaatgccaATTTGAAaggaaatataagagaaaaagattcagtgaatgtagatgtaaatattatacaataAAACTTTCTTGTCCCTGCCGCCCGCCAGAGAAACTATGGACTTGTACATATAGACAGGAAGTCTGCACAGAAATAGCGTGTTATAAAGAACTCGATCACAAGTAGACTGAtcccatacatgtacattagtaCGTGTATAGAGTAAGCGGTAAaattgaaagtacaaaaacattttattgagaaaACGTAAGTACAAGCAAGCATTCAACaatttattctatttttatcattcttcttttctttctttcttttcataCATTTATTGTGCAAACTTTGGCTATTCAGTTTGTCAGTTCAACATTTCGTGTTATTATTATTTGCACTatgaatgttaaaaaacaaaacggtAAAACAATCAATGATTAACCAACAACATCAGCAAACTGTACATGCAGTCTTCATCCATCAAAgtaaactttgttttataaGATTTGAAGTTACTTTAGGGTACACctataaaatgattttcaatttctttaagcaAAGTGCACTTcctgatatatatgtataaggtCCACGCCCATGTAAACGCATCGCGACTTGAATTCCAAACTGGTGCATTTCACTTTGGAATCGGCGTGTATGTGAATAGAGTACTAAAATTATCGCAATGTCATGCAATAGTTCCCATCTGAAAaagtctatatacatgtataacccttGTTCAAGGTACATATGAAATACCTGGTACAGATTTTGCAGTGTACTGAATATCGTTACATACAGTAGATAGTTAGATACATAGGTAAACATTCATCATACGGTATCAAATTGATACTTCGATGAAAATGCAGTGTCAATTACCCACTGTTGAGTTAGAAAAATCGCAAACAGGCTGGAGTCACAATGTGAAGATACTTGAATTTTCTAAGTCTACTCATTTGTGAAATCTGATTAGGACCAATTTTAGTAGTAATAGaactcaatttttgtttttcaggaATTTTGTATCTGAGGAAAAATAAAGCGCCTCTCTCGAAAGTTCATTTGTTTCAAATAAGGTTATACcaacttaataaaaaattatgctGACATGTTATGGTCATCCACTTGTCAGAGAATTGTGTCGACCTTCAAGAACCATTCATAATAACAAGAGTGGGATAGtaaaattccaccgaggggacaagatttaCACAATAAGTTTGTTTACAGGCGCATTCAGCCGAATGAGATTTTCCATTGACAGTGGATACAAAGGCGATTATAGTGTTTCTCCATACCATCACCTTGGACATACAATTTCATCAGATATTaatgaaacaatatacatgACATTGCTTGTATGTTGTTTTTGATTCCGTAATGGTAATTTTGTTTCTCCGATCTGTTCGATATGCACAAATAGTAATGTTGCTATAAGCAGACATGTGCAGAATATCgccaaatattttctttccctGAAGTTGCTGACCAGTTACCATTGTATCTTGATCAGTATTGAAAGCAACTTCTCTCACTGAAATCAACCCAATCCTATAGAATTCTCATACCACGATGTAAAAGAATTTATCAGTAAAATCACGATTATTTTGACGCATTTAGTATCTAAGATAAACTTGTGTTATTCATCTTGTCTGTTTCAACAGTCTGTCTATTTCCTGTTGGATTTGCTCCGCCGATAACGTGCTGTTGGGATCCTTCGGTTCCGTAGCGTCTCTCTTTTCTGCGGGTTTATCTGAATCTTCCCGTTTGCCCTCACTATTTGTTTTTAGAGATAATTCTTGTAATTCATCCATTAATTTGTCAAAGTCACCGGATTTCTCCGTCTGTTTACCTGCCACCTCCCTCGTCGCTTTATCTTCGGTAGATTCTGTTGCTTCTGATGTTTCCAAGTTTTCCGATCCCCTTTTGACTTCGTCTTTTGCGTCATCTACATCCTCATCTGCGTTTCTTATTTCAATGCCGCTAGTGTCATCACTTGCAAAATCTATATCATTGGGATCGTCTTCAATTGTATCCTGATTTAAATCATCCCCCAGATCTTCGTCATCTATGTCTTCATCTGTTATTTCATCTTCCACTTGACGGCGTTTTCTGTTTTTCGTTGACACCCAGTCATTAATGACAGCTATATTTCGTTTTTGAATATCATGTTGCTCGATGTCATTATCTGAGTAGCTCTCTATATCACTCCTTTTTGACTGAACATTAACATCTACATCATCATCGTCGTCGTCATCAATATCTACGCCGGCTGTTTCTCTCTTATCTTCGTTGCTGTCATTCCAACTCTCATCGTCGTCATTTTCACCATCGCCATCATCCTGCATTTCTAAATCATCCCCGTTTTCATCATCATCGTCTCTCTTTTGtaaatcatcatcatcatcccCATCATCACTGTCATCTCTCTTTTCTAAATCGTCCTCTTCGTAATCTCTTTTCTCATCCTTTCCATCATCATCATCCTCCTCCtgatcatcatcatcatcctcgtcatcatcatcatcatcctcttcttcttcttcttcatcatcatcatcatcctcatcatcatcatcaccctCATCACCATCTTCCTCGTCATCATCCTCATCCTCATCATCTCTTTTTTCTAAACCATCGGTGCTATcatcctcctcctcctcatcaTCATCAcgaccatcatcatcatcgtcgTCGTCCTCTCT contains:
- the LOC125648304 gene encoding germ cell nuclear acidic protein-like, which gives rise to MRSFSKSLSTACVVVSIIIFLVHAAPFDKENIDGQQLPRDASIRETRSAGLSPVDDPTTIAEEENKVDKTLQVQRQRRDSDDDFEDDDEDLEKRSFDDEDINENSNVDVEKETEKREDDYEDIYKREDDDDDDDGRDDDEEEEDDSTDGLEKRDDEDEDDDEEDGDEGDDDDEDDDDDEEEEEEDDDDDDEDDDDDQEEDDDDGKDEKRDYEEDDLEKRDDSDDGDDDDDLQKRDDDDENGDDLEMQDDGDGENDDDESWNDSNEDKRETAGVDIDDDDDDDVDVNVQSKRSDIESYSDNDIEQHDIQKRNIAVINDWVSTKNRKRRQVEDEITDEDIDDEDLGDDLNQDTIEDDPNDIDFASDDTSGIEIRNADEDVDDAKDEVKRGSENLETSEATESTEDKATREVAGKQTEKSGDFDKLMDELQELSLKTNSEGKREDSDKPAEKRDATEPKDPNSTLSAEQIQQEIDRLLKQTR